From Scomber scombrus chromosome 13, fScoSco1.1, whole genome shotgun sequence, a single genomic window includes:
- the LOC133993335 gene encoding THAP domain-containing protein 5-like codes for MKRKDWTPNTYSRLCSMHFTEDQFFTPQGKRRLTKTAVATIFNFPPHLLKKTTTMAMRTKLVSMIMEVSDSLVCTSVPSCSSSSYLTQPPNRPGPVTPSCPVLDDEAVADFDNGDSGSNADHNNAIVEENTAEKTNVVDGVLHDDIVMIDVHADVEEAVTDDITECTTSVDSQSILPDHNYICTTQKHNVAVFGDHSYKTLKRRANAVQDQLFVARKKLRLKHQQTRRLKSKLSSLKGLTKVLQKKLLISSECAALLDSINDVPRELLRRIQLKKKSATFCE; via the exons ATGAAGAGAAAGGACTGGACCCCCAACACGTATTCACGTCTGTGCAGTATGCACTTTACGGAGGACCAGTTCTTCACACCTCAG GGCAAGAGGAGGCTGACGAAAACCGCTGTTGCTACCATTTTCAACTTTCCACCACATCTGTTGAAAAAAACCACTACCATGGCCATGCGGACCAAGTTGGTAAGTATGATTATGGAGGTAAGTGACAGTTTGGTTTGTACATCTGTCCCTTCATGCTCTTCATCCAGCTATCTTACACAGCCTCCCAACAGGCCGGGACCTGTTACACCTTCATGTCCTGTGTTAGATGATGAGGCTGTTGCTGATTTTGACAATGGAGATAGTGGTAGTAATGCTGATCATAACAATGCCATTGTGGAGGAAAACACGGCTGAGAAGACCAATGTTGTTGACGGTGTTCTTCACGATGACATTGTGATGATTGATGTCCATGCTGATGTAGAGGAGGCTGTCACCGATGACATAACTGAGTGTACCACAAGCGTAGACTCACAATCAATTTTGCCTGATCATAACTACATCTGCACAACACAAAAGCACAATGTTGCTGTGTTTGGTGATCACAGCTACAAAACACTTAAACGTCGCGCAAATGCAGTACAGGATCAGCTTTTTGTGGCTCGCAAAAAGCTTAGATTGAAGCATCAGCAGACAAGGAGATTGAAGTCAAAACTCTCCTCCTTGAAAGGTCTGACAAAGGTTCTTCAGAAAAAATTGCTGATCTCCAGTGAATGTGCAGCTCTTCTGGATTCTATAAATGATGTTCCAAGGGAACTTCTGAGGAGAATTCAGTTGAAGAAGAAATCTGCAACATTTTGTGAATAA